One Pullulanibacillus sp. KACC 23026 DNA segment encodes these proteins:
- a CDS encoding helix-turn-helix transcriptional regulator, with product MNEDERIRVVLGEVLREKRRGKIDMTEEFAALIDIDVEELRKIENGLELPSIPTLFKIRTKNGLSIDDLFDTMKNKLEKNELIRKGRNDSLFWSKIKEIEKSNYINRLY from the coding sequence TTGAACGAAGATGAACGAATAAGAGTTGTACTTGGAGAAGTTTTAAGAGAAAAGAGAAGGGGGAAAATTGACATGACAGAAGAATTTGCGGCTCTGATTGATATCGATGTCGAAGAACTACGCAAGATAGAAAATGGACTGGAACTTCCGTCAATACCAACACTATTTAAAATTCGTACAAAAAATGGGCTTAGTATAGATGACTTGTTTGATACAATGAAAAATAAATTAGAAAAAAATGAATTAATTAGAAAGGGACGAAATGACTCATTATTTTGGAGTAAAATCAAAGAAATCGAGAAATCAAACTACATAAATCGGTTATATTAG
- a CDS encoding thioredoxin domain-containing protein, protein MVKDKKNPRYTNRLINEKSPYLLQHAHNPVDWYAWGEEAFAKAKAENKPVFVSIGYSTCHWCHVMAHESFEDEEIASLLNERFISIKVDREERPDIDSVYMNVCQALTGHGGWPLSVFLTPDQKPFYAGTYWPKESRYGQLGFRDVILSLSDHYQETPEKIEGTGDQIIAALKKAGEEAASIHPHILEQTYEHFKSTFDPEYGGFGQEPKFPSPHQLMWLMRYAQISKEPEALQMVEKTLESLAKGGIHDHIGGGFSRYSVDREWLVPHFEKMLYDQATLMIAYSEAYKITKNPAYADSVDDIFQYVTRELTDEKGGFYSAEDADSEGVEGKFYVWHPEEVIEVLGDEEGAFYCDVYDITKNGNFEGASIPHLIGVSLDEEAERYQISVTDFVARLENAREKLFLHREKRIHPHKDDKVLTSWNGMMIAALATAYQATQNKDYLQAAERAFNFLNEHLWVNGKWKARYRQGDVKYDGYLDDYAMMLWACDALYESTFNSVYLTHMEEWAKGMIQDFWDEKGHGFFLTAKSTELFIRPKDIYDGATPSGNSVASLMLLKLSRRTGNLDFEMYVDKMFNRFGAEVNRYPMGHTFFLMTYLLAKQGTKELVVLTPQNEAAQPEFKGIQTEFCPEIIPLVGTHKELISVAALTQTFYLMDDKTTYYLCKNYACERPTTDWEQVLKEIR, encoded by the coding sequence ATGGTTAAAGACAAAAAGAATCCGAGGTATACAAACCGATTAATTAATGAGAAGTCTCCGTATTTACTCCAACATGCACATAACCCAGTGGATTGGTATGCGTGGGGAGAGGAGGCTTTTGCAAAAGCAAAGGCTGAAAACAAGCCTGTCTTTGTGAGTATCGGCTATTCGACTTGCCATTGGTGTCATGTGATGGCTCATGAGTCATTTGAGGATGAGGAGATTGCTTCTCTTCTTAATGAACGATTTATTTCAATTAAAGTTGACAGGGAGGAGCGCCCTGATATTGATTCGGTCTATATGAATGTTTGTCAGGCGTTAACAGGACACGGCGGGTGGCCGCTCAGCGTGTTTCTAACACCCGACCAGAAACCATTTTATGCGGGCACTTACTGGCCAAAGGAAAGCCGTTATGGGCAGCTTGGTTTTAGAGATGTGATTTTGTCGCTTTCTGATCACTATCAAGAGACCCCTGAAAAAATAGAAGGGACGGGGGATCAGATCATAGCGGCTCTCAAGAAGGCGGGAGAGGAAGCCGCCTCCATCCACCCGCACATTCTTGAACAGACGTATGAGCATTTCAAAAGTACCTTTGATCCTGAATATGGTGGGTTTGGACAAGAACCTAAATTTCCCTCCCCCCATCAACTCATGTGGTTGATGCGATATGCTCAAATTTCTAAGGAACCTGAAGCGCTGCAGATGGTAGAAAAAACACTGGAAAGCCTAGCAAAGGGCGGCATCCACGATCATATTGGCGGCGGCTTTTCACGTTATTCAGTTGACAGAGAGTGGCTCGTTCCACATTTTGAGAAGATGCTCTATGATCAAGCTACTTTGATGATCGCTTATTCAGAGGCGTATAAAATCACCAAAAATCCAGCCTATGCCGATAGCGTCGATGATATCTTTCAATATGTAACCCGGGAACTAACGGATGAAAAGGGCGGTTTCTATTCAGCTGAAGATGCCGATTCAGAAGGCGTCGAGGGTAAATTTTATGTCTGGCATCCGGAAGAAGTAATAGAAGTTCTCGGTGATGAAGAGGGTGCGTTTTATTGTGATGTTTATGATATCACTAAAAATGGTAACTTCGAAGGGGCAAGCATTCCTCATTTAATTGGTGTTTCATTGGATGAGGAAGCGGAAAGATATCAGATATCTGTCACTGATTTTGTGGCCCGCTTAGAAAATGCAAGAGAAAAACTATTTTTACATAGAGAGAAGCGCATTCATCCACATAAAGATGACAAAGTTCTGACAAGCTGGAACGGCATGATGATTGCGGCATTAGCCACCGCTTATCAAGCCACGCAAAACAAGGATTATTTGCAGGCAGCCGAGAGAGCTTTTAATTTTTTAAACGAGCATTTGTGGGTTAACGGAAAATGGAAAGCCCGCTATCGGCAAGGGGATGTCAAATATGACGGCTATTTAGACGATTATGCGATGATGCTCTGGGCGTGTGATGCGCTCTATGAATCAACCTTTAATAGTGTGTATTTGACTCACATGGAAGAGTGGGCAAAGGGCATGATTCAAGATTTTTGGGATGAAAAGGGGCACGGCTTTTTCTTAACTGCGAAGAGTACGGAGCTTTTTATTCGACCAAAAGATATTTATGACGGGGCGACCCCTTCTGGAAACAGTGTAGCCAGTCTGATGCTATTAAAGCTTTCTAGACGGACAGGAAATCTTGACTTTGAAATGTATGTTGATAAAATGTTCAACCGTTTCGGTGCGGAGGTTAACCGTTATCCAATGGGGCATACCTTTTTCCTGATGACCTACCTGCTTGCCAAGCAAGGAACAAAGGAACTGGTCGTGCTGACCCCTCAGAATGAAGCGGCTCAACCCGAATTCAAGGGCATCCAGACTGAGTTTTGCCCCGAGATCATTCCTCTTGTTGGAACTCATAAAGAACTGATATCAGTTGCTGCATTGACTCAAACCTTTTACTTAATGGATGACAAAACCACTTATTATTTATGCAAAAATTACGCGTGTGAGCGCCCAACGACCGACTGGGAACAGGTGTTAAAAGAAATAAGATAA
- a CDS encoding DEAD/DEAH box helicase produces the protein MKVRESMADILQMLKTDPNVAYWKTLPEQKAVSRPFPEKMDERLVNALTTRGIPSLYSHQRQAFDAATSGQDLVAVTPTASGKTLCYNLPVLQTILDDPTRRALYLFPTKALAQDQKSEMNEIIEEMGVQLNSYTYDGDTPAAIRQKIRVAGHIVMTNPDMLHSGILPHHTKWVSLFENLHYVVIDELHTYRGVFGSHVANVLRRLKRICNYYGSNPIFICTSATIANPKEHAEALTGRTMTLIDKNGAPAVKKHFIFYNPPVVNPVMNIRRSAALEVRKLAQRFLKNDIQTIVFARSRTRVELLLSYLQTMNVGRVDRATIRAYRGGYLPSERREIEKGLRTGEIQGVVSTNALELGVDIGQLQACIMTGYPGSVSSTWQQAGRAGRRKDEAVILLVATSNPLDQYIIQNPDYFFERNPESARINPNNLVILVDHIKCAAYELPFSEEDTFDGVEVVDICTYLSDEDVLHFQGGKWYWMNDAFPATNISLRSASQENVVIIDQTEQSRVKVLGEMDRFSAMTLLHEEAIYMHQGEQYQVEKLDWDEKKAFVRNVDINYYTDANLAVQLDVLDVDKLQELGSGIERAYGEVTVRAKATLFKKIRFETHDNIGWGPIHLPEEEMHTTAAWLSFDQSWMDEFGKELFDKALVGLSQVLKSTAPLFVMCDPVDLEVVPKIKSPHNDKPTLFLYDRYPGGIGLSEKLYDHFFELLESVEGLLHRCSCQSGCPSCIGSEEANLHQNVKQAVKKLVTQLKEVNHYVS, from the coding sequence ATGAAAGTTCGCGAGTCCATGGCTGATATACTACAGATGTTAAAAACTGACCCGAATGTCGCCTATTGGAAGACCCTACCCGAACAAAAAGCGGTGAGTCGTCCATTTCCTGAAAAGATGGACGAGCGTTTGGTAAATGCTTTAACAACACGGGGTATTCCATCGCTCTATTCGCACCAGCGTCAAGCGTTTGATGCAGCGACATCTGGACAAGATTTAGTCGCGGTCACACCAACAGCATCAGGAAAAACACTTTGTTATAACTTGCCTGTTCTTCAAACCATTTTGGATGATCCAACACGTCGTGCGCTTTATTTATTTCCGACAAAGGCCTTGGCACAGGATCAAAAAAGTGAGATGAACGAAATCATAGAAGAGATGGGTGTACAACTTAATAGCTACACCTATGACGGAGATACACCAGCAGCGATCCGTCAAAAGATCCGCGTAGCCGGCCATATTGTCATGACCAATCCAGACATGCTTCATTCAGGCATTTTGCCGCATCATACGAAATGGGTCTCTCTTTTTGAGAATCTCCATTATGTGGTGATCGACGAATTGCATACTTATCGCGGTGTGTTCGGTAGCCACGTTGCTAATGTCTTAAGACGCCTTAAACGCATTTGTAACTACTACGGCTCTAATCCTATTTTTATTTGTACGTCAGCCACCATTGCCAATCCTAAAGAGCATGCGGAAGCACTGACAGGACGAACGATGACCCTCATTGATAAAAATGGGGCTCCGGCTGTGAAAAAGCATTTTATTTTTTATAATCCCCCTGTCGTTAATCCGGTCATGAATATCCGTAGAAGTGCTGCCTTGGAAGTTCGCAAGCTTGCCCAGCGATTTTTGAAAAACGATATACAGACCATTGTCTTTGCTCGAAGCCGAACGCGTGTTGAGCTTCTGTTAAGCTATCTGCAAACGATGAATGTAGGGCGAGTGGACCGGGCGACTATCCGTGCCTACCGCGGAGGCTATTTACCTTCTGAGCGGCGGGAGATTGAGAAGGGCCTTCGTACAGGCGAGATACAAGGGGTTGTGAGCACAAATGCTCTTGAACTTGGAGTCGACATCGGTCAGCTTCAAGCATGCATCATGACGGGCTATCCGGGCTCCGTTTCCAGTACTTGGCAGCAGGCAGGCCGGGCAGGCAGGCGTAAGGATGAAGCGGTTATCCTGCTTGTCGCGACATCTAATCCACTCGATCAATACATCATCCAAAACCCGGATTACTTCTTTGAACGGAACCCTGAATCGGCCCGAATCAACCCGAATAACCTTGTTATTTTAGTCGATCACATTAAATGTGCGGCTTACGAGCTTCCTTTTTCAGAAGAGGACACTTTCGATGGGGTAGAGGTTGTGGATATCTGTACGTATTTAAGTGATGAGGATGTGCTCCATTTTCAAGGTGGAAAGTGGTATTGGATGAATGATGCGTTTCCTGCGACGAATATTAGTCTGCGATCGGCCTCGCAAGAAAATGTTGTTATTATTGATCAAACCGAACAATCACGTGTAAAAGTGCTTGGTGAGATGGACCGTTTCAGTGCCATGACATTGCTCCACGAAGAAGCAATTTATATGCATCAAGGCGAGCAATATCAAGTGGAAAAGCTCGATTGGGATGAAAAAAAGGCGTTTGTTCGGAATGTTGATATCAATTACTACACAGATGCAAATTTAGCCGTCCAATTAGACGTGTTGGATGTCGACAAACTTCAGGAGCTTGGATCAGGTATTGAGCGGGCATATGGTGAAGTCACGGTACGTGCCAAGGCAACATTATTCAAAAAAATTCGTTTTGAGACGCATGACAATATCGGTTGGGGACCGATTCATTTACCCGAAGAAGAAATGCACACAACAGCGGCTTGGTTAAGCTTTGACCAAAGCTGGATGGATGAATTCGGGAAAGAATTGTTTGACAAAGCTCTCGTCGGATTATCACAGGTGTTAAAGTCAACTGCACCGCTTTTTGTTATGTGTGACCCCGTTGACTTGGAAGTTGTGCCTAAAATTAAGTCACCTCATAATGATAAGCCGACACTGTTTTTATATGATCGTTATCCAGGCGGCATTGGTCTAAGTGAAAAGCTGTACGATCATTTCTTTGAGTTGCTAGAGTCGGTTGAAGGTTTATTGCATCGTTGCTCCTGTCAATCGGGCTGTCCGTCTTGTATAGGCAGCGAGGAAGCCAATCTGCACCAAAACGTTAAGCAAGCAGTGAAGAAACTGGTGACCCAATTAAAGGAAGTTAATCATTATGTCTCTTAA